A single genomic interval of Acidovorax sp. 1608163 harbors:
- a CDS encoding NADH-quinone oxidoreductase subunit D produces MAEIKNYSLNFGPQHPAAHGVLRLVLELDGEVVQRADPHIGLLHRATEKLAEHKTYIQSLPYMDRLDYVSMMCNEHAYCLAIEKLLGLEVPLRAQYIRVMFSEITRLLNHLMWLGSHGNDCGSSTILIYAFREREDLFDMYEAVSGARMHAAYFRPGGVYRDLPDSMPQYKVSKIKNAKALEAMNQNRKGSLLDFIDDFTQRFPACVDEYETLLTDNRIWKQRTVGIGVVTPERALNLGMTGPMLRGSGIAWDLRKSQPYDAYDRVDFDIPLGKTGDCYDRYLVRMQEMRESNRIIKQCVDWLKANPGPVITDNHKVAAPARESMKSNMEELIHHFKLFTEGFHVPEGEAYAAVEHPKGEFGIYLVSDGANKPYRLKIRAPGFAHLATLDEMARGHMIADAVAIIGTMDIVFGEIDR; encoded by the coding sequence ATGGCAGAAATCAAAAATTACTCTCTGAACTTTGGCCCGCAACATCCGGCCGCGCACGGTGTGTTGCGTCTGGTGCTGGAGTTGGATGGCGAAGTGGTGCAACGTGCGGATCCGCACATTGGTCTGCTGCACCGTGCCACCGAAAAGCTGGCCGAGCACAAAACCTACATCCAGTCCTTGCCTTACATGGACCGGCTCGACTATGTGTCGATGATGTGCAACGAGCACGCTTACTGCCTGGCCATTGAGAAGCTGTTGGGTCTTGAAGTGCCTTTGCGTGCGCAGTACATCCGGGTCATGTTCTCGGAAATCACGCGCCTGCTGAACCACTTGATGTGGCTTGGGTCGCACGGCAACGACTGCGGTAGTTCCACCATCCTGATCTATGCTTTCCGTGAGCGGGAAGACCTGTTTGACATGTACGAGGCTGTCTCCGGCGCCCGTATGCATGCAGCGTACTTCCGCCCCGGCGGTGTTTACCGTGATCTGCCTGACAGCATGCCCCAGTACAAGGTCAGCAAGATCAAGAACGCCAAGGCGCTGGAGGCAATGAATCAGAACCGTAAGGGTTCTTTGTTGGATTTCATCGACGATTTCACGCAGCGCTTCCCGGCTTGTGTGGATGAGTACGAAACACTTTTGACCGACAACCGGATCTGGAAGCAGCGGACTGTGGGGATTGGTGTCGTGACCCCAGAGCGTGCCTTGAATCTGGGCATGACTGGCCCGATGTTGCGCGGCTCTGGCATCGCTTGGGATTTGCGCAAGAGCCAACCCTACGATGCCTATGACCGGGTGGATTTCGATATTCCGCTGGGTAAGACGGGTGATTGCTACGACCGTTATTTGGTTCGTATGCAGGAGATGCGTGAATCCAACCGCATCATCAAGCAGTGCGTGGACTGGCTCAAAGCCAATCCAGGTCCAGTGATTACTGACAATCACAAGGTTGCTGCGCCTGCGCGTGAGTCCATGAAGTCGAACATGGAGGAGCTGATCCACCATTTCAAGCTGTTCACTGAAGGATTTCACGTTCCTGAAGGTGAAGCTTATGCAGCGGTGGAGCACCCCAAGGGGGAATTTGGCATTTACTTGGTAAGTGACGGTGCCAACAAGCCTTATCGCTTGAAAATTCGCGCTCCTGGGTTTGCGCACTTGGCGACCTTGGATGAGATGGCGCGCGGACACATGATTGCTGACGCCGTGGCCATTATTGGCACCATGGATATCGTGTTCGGAGAGATTGACCGATGA
- the pnp gene encoding polyribonucleotide nucleotidyltransferase — MSIFNKITKTFQWGDKTVIMETGEIARQASGAVLVNIDDTVVLATVVASKGAKPGQDFFPLTVDYIEKTYAAGKIPGSFFKREAKPSEHETLTSRLIDRPIRPLFPEGFFNEVHVVIHTVSLNPEVDADIAALIATSAALAISGIPFNGPIGAARVGYINGEYVLNPGQTARKNSQMDLVVAGTEAAVLMVESEAQQLSEEIMLGAVVFGHEQGNVAINAIHELVRDAGKPVWQWEAPAKDEALIAKVVALADDKLRAAYQIRNKQARTQACREAYAAVMAALKADGVEFDAVKVEGMLFDIEAGIVRSQILAGEPRIDGRDTRTVRPIEIRGSVLPRAHGSSLFTRGETQALVVTTLGTERDAQRIDALAGEYEDRFMMHYNMPPFATGEVGRMGSTKRREIGHGRLAKRALVAVLPTKEEFPYTMRVVSEITESNGSSSMASVCGGCLSLMDAGVPMKAHVAGIAMGLIKDANRFAVLTDILGDEDHLGDMDFKVAGTTAGITALQMDIKIQGITKEIMQVALAQAKEARIHILGKMQEAMGEAKTEVSNFAPKLYTMKINPEKIRDVIGKGGSVIRALTEETGCQINIDEDGTITIAATDAAKADEAKKRIEQITAEVEIGKIYEGPVTKILDFGALINLLPGKDGLLHISQIAHERVERVGDYLTEGQIVKVKVMETDEKGRIKLSMKVLADRPAGGSDRPAPAERGDREPRRDHGRDGGRQPSEQQQQQEQQQQ, encoded by the coding sequence ATGAGCATTTTCAACAAAATCACCAAAACCTTCCAATGGGGTGACAAGACCGTCATCATGGAAACGGGCGAGATCGCCCGCCAAGCCTCCGGTGCGGTGCTGGTGAACATTGACGACACCGTGGTGCTGGCCACCGTGGTGGCTTCCAAGGGGGCTAAGCCTGGCCAGGACTTCTTCCCCCTGACGGTGGACTACATCGAGAAGACGTACGCGGCCGGCAAGATCCCAGGCAGCTTCTTCAAGCGCGAAGCCAAGCCCAGCGAGCACGAAACCCTGACCAGCCGCCTGATCGACCGTCCGATTCGTCCGCTGTTCCCTGAAGGTTTCTTCAACGAAGTGCATGTGGTGATCCACACGGTGTCGCTGAACCCTGAAGTGGATGCTGACATCGCAGCCCTGATTGCTACCAGCGCGGCCCTGGCCATCTCTGGCATCCCGTTCAACGGCCCTATCGGTGCCGCGCGCGTGGGCTATATCAATGGCGAATACGTGCTCAACCCCGGCCAGACTGCGCGCAAGAACTCGCAGATGGATCTGGTGGTGGCGGGCACCGAAGCCGCAGTGCTGATGGTCGAATCCGAAGCCCAGCAACTGTCTGAAGAAATCATGCTGGGTGCTGTGGTGTTCGGTCACGAGCAAGGCAATGTGGCCATCAACGCCATCCACGAACTGGTGCGTGATGCGGGCAAGCCCGTGTGGCAGTGGGAAGCGCCTGCCAAGGACGAGGCCCTGATCGCCAAGGTGGTGGCTCTGGCCGACGATAAGCTGCGCGCCGCCTACCAGATCCGCAACAAGCAAGCCCGTACCCAAGCCTGCCGTGAAGCCTATGCCGCCGTGATGGCTGCGCTGAAGGCCGATGGCGTTGAATTCGACGCGGTCAAGGTCGAAGGCATGCTGTTCGATATTGAAGCCGGTATCGTGCGCAGCCAGATTCTGGCGGGCGAACCCCGTATTGATGGCCGTGATACGCGCACCGTGCGCCCCATCGAAATCCGCGGCAGCGTGCTGCCCCGCGCCCACGGCTCGTCGCTGTTCACGCGTGGCGAAACCCAGGCGCTGGTTGTGACCACGCTGGGTACCGAGCGCGATGCACAGCGCATCGATGCACTGGCTGGCGAGTACGAAGATCGCTTCATGATGCACTACAACATGCCTCCCTTCGCCACTGGCGAAGTGGGTCGCATGGGCTCGACCAAGCGCCGCGAAATCGGCCACGGCCGTCTGGCAAAGCGTGCTCTGGTGGCTGTGCTGCCGACCAAGGAAGAGTTTCCCTACACCATGCGTGTGGTGTCGGAAATCACCGAGTCCAATGGCTCTTCGTCGATGGCTTCGGTCTGCGGTGGCTGCCTGTCGCTGATGGATGCTGGCGTGCCCATGAAGGCGCACGTGGCGGGTATCGCCATGGGCTTGATCAAGGATGCCAACCGCTTTGCCGTGCTGACCGACATCCTGGGCGATGAAGATCACTTGGGCGATATGGACTTCAAGGTGGCAGGTACCACAGCCGGTATCACTGCGCTGCAGATGGACATCAAGATCCAAGGCATCACCAAGGAAATCATGCAAGTCGCCCTGGCCCAGGCCAAGGAAGCGCGCATTCACATCCTGGGTAAGATGCAAGAGGCCATGGGCGAAGCCAAGACCGAAGTGTCGAACTTTGCGCCCAAGCTCTACACGATGAAGATCAACCCCGAGAAGATCCGCGACGTGATCGGCAAGGGTGGTTCGGTGATCCGTGCGCTGACCGAAGAAACCGGCTGCCAGATCAACATCGACGAAGACGGCACCATCACCATTGCCGCCACGGATGCTGCCAAGGCGGATGAGGCCAAGAAGCGCATTGAGCAGATCACGGCTGAAGTTGAAATCGGCAAGATCTACGAAGGCCCAGTGACCAAGATTCTGGACTTCGGTGCGTTGATCAATCTGCTGCCTGGCAAGGACGGTCTGTTGCACATCAGCCAAATCGCCCACGAGCGCGTTGAGCGCGTGGGTGACTACCTGACCGAAGGCCAGATCGTCAAGGTCAAGGTCATGGAGACTGATGAGAAGGGTCGCATCAAGCTGTCGATGAAGGTGTTGGCAGACCGCCCTGCCGGTGGCAGTGACCGCCCTGCGCCCGCCGAGCGCGGTGACCGTGAGCCACGCCGTGACCACGGTCGTGATGGTGGTCGCCAGCCCTCCGAGCAGCAACAACAGCAAGAACAGCAACAGCAGTGA
- the nuoF gene encoding NADH-quinone oxidoreductase subunit NuoF: MTTAAQILSQFQSTGVQTCFHDRHINPQIYADLDGKNWSIKDYEARGGYQALRRILGKDGSEGLSQDQVIATVKESGLRGRGGAGFPTGLKWSFMPRSFPGQKYLVCNSDEGEPGTCKDRDILQFNPHIVIEGMIIAAYAMGISVGYNYIHGEIFQTYDRFEEALEEARAAGYLGDKILGSNFSFQLHAAHGFGAYICGEETALLESLEGKKGQPRFKPPFPASFGLYGKPTTINNTETFAAVPWIIRNGGAAYLECGKPNNGGTKIFSVSGDVEKPGNYEIPLGTPFSKLLELAGGVRKGRQLKAVIPGGSSSPVLPASIIMECTMDYDSIAKAGSMLGSGAVIVMDDSRNMVESLLRLSYFYSHESCGQCTPCREGTGWMWRVIDRIQHGQGREGDLNLLNSVADNIQGRTICALGDAAAMPVRAMIKHFRPEFEALIRNNAPQAATSV, encoded by the coding sequence ATGACGACAGCTGCACAAATTCTTTCCCAGTTTCAATCCACGGGTGTCCAGACGTGCTTCCATGATCGCCATATCAATCCGCAGATTTATGCGGACTTGGATGGTAAGAACTGGAGCATCAAGGACTACGAGGCGCGTGGTGGCTACCAGGCACTCCGCCGTATTCTGGGCAAGGATGGCTCTGAGGGCTTGAGTCAGGACCAAGTGATTGCAACGGTCAAGGAATCCGGTTTGCGTGGTCGCGGTGGTGCGGGCTTTCCGACTGGGCTCAAGTGGAGCTTTATGCCCCGCTCATTCCCCGGCCAGAAGTACCTGGTGTGCAACTCCGACGAAGGCGAGCCGGGTACCTGCAAGGATCGCGACATCCTGCAGTTCAACCCGCACATCGTCATCGAAGGCATGATCATCGCTGCCTACGCGATGGGCATCTCCGTGGGCTACAACTACATCCACGGCGAAATCTTCCAGACCTACGACCGCTTCGAAGAAGCGCTCGAAGAAGCGCGCGCAGCGGGCTACCTGGGCGACAAGATCCTGGGCAGTAACTTCAGCTTTCAGTTGCATGCGGCGCACGGCTTTGGCGCCTACATCTGCGGCGAAGAGACCGCGTTGCTCGAATCGCTGGAAGGCAAAAAAGGCCAGCCGCGCTTCAAGCCGCCGTTTCCGGCCAGCTTTGGTCTGTACGGCAAGCCCACCACCATCAACAACACCGAGACCTTCGCGGCCGTGCCGTGGATCATCCGCAACGGCGGTGCTGCCTATCTCGAATGCGGCAAGCCCAACAATGGTGGTACCAAGATCTTCTCGGTCTCCGGCGACGTGGAAAAACCCGGGAACTATGAGATTCCTTTGGGTACTCCGTTCTCCAAGCTGTTGGAGTTGGCGGGGGGCGTGCGCAAGGGGCGTCAGCTCAAGGCTGTGATTCCAGGGGGGTCGTCATCCCCGGTTCTGCCTGCATCCATCATTATGGAATGCACGATGGACTATGACTCCATCGCCAAGGCGGGCTCCATGCTAGGCTCTGGCGCTGTGATTGTGATGGACGACTCCCGAAACATGGTTGAAAGCCTGTTGCGTTTGTCCTATTTCTATTCGCACGAGTCTTGCGGCCAATGCACTCCATGCCGCGAAGGCACGGGCTGGATGTGGCGTGTCATTGATCGCATTCAGCACGGTCAGGGGCGCGAAGGTGATCTGAACCTGCTCAATTCTGTGGCTGACAACATCCAGGGCCGCACGATTTGCGCTTTGGGCGATGCTGCCGCCATGCCCGTGCGCGCCATGATCAAACACTTCCGTCCCGAGTTTGAGGCACTGATCCGGAACAACGCCCCACAGGCTGCGACGTCCGTCTGA
- a CDS encoding NADH-quinone oxidoreductase subunit A, with product MNLDQYLPVLLFILVGIAVGVVPLILGYVLGPNRPDAAKNSPYECGFEAFEDARMKFDVRYYLVAILFILFDLEIAFLFPWAVTLHEVGMTGFVAVSIFLAILVVGFAYEWKKGALDWE from the coding sequence ATGAACCTCGATCAGTACCTCCCCGTCCTTTTGTTCATCTTGGTTGGCATCGCCGTCGGCGTTGTCCCCTTGATTCTTGGTTATGTGCTGGGCCCCAATCGTCCAGATGCAGCCAAAAACTCCCCTTATGAATGCGGCTTTGAGGCCTTTGAAGATGCGCGCATGAAGTTCGATGTGCGCTACTACCTCGTGGCCATTTTGTTCATCCTGTTCGATCTTGAAATTGCGTTTCTCTTTCCTTGGGCGGTGACGCTGCATGAGGTGGGGATGACAGGCTTCGTGGCGGTGTCGATCTTCTTGGCCATTCTGGTCGTGGGTTTTGCCTACGAGTGGAAAAAGGGCGCGTTGGATTGGGAATGA
- a CDS encoding NADH-quinone oxidoreductase subunit C: MTAVAIRPEKLKDNIAAALGAKVREITVALGEVTVVVAAADYLDAMRTLRDAQACRFEQLVDLCGVDYSEYAGVVNEGARYCVVSHLLSVSLNQRVRVKVFCQDDDFPVVASVADLWNSANWYEREAFDLFGIVFDGHNDLRRILTDYGFIGHPFRKDFPLSGHVEMRYDAEQRRVVYEPVSIEPREITPRIVREDKYGGLH; this comes from the coding sequence ATGACTGCTGTTGCCATTCGGCCCGAGAAACTCAAAGACAATATCGCTGCAGCCTTGGGAGCCAAGGTTCGCGAGATCACTGTAGCTTTGGGTGAAGTGACTGTCGTCGTTGCCGCGGCAGACTATCTGGATGCCATGCGCACGCTCCGTGATGCCCAAGCCTGTCGCTTTGAGCAATTGGTGGACTTGTGCGGTGTGGACTATTCTGAGTATGCAGGTGTGGTCAATGAAGGTGCGCGTTATTGCGTCGTTTCCCATCTGTTGTCTGTCAGCCTGAACCAGCGCGTGCGCGTGAAGGTGTTTTGCCAGGATGACGACTTTCCCGTGGTCGCCTCTGTGGCAGACCTCTGGAATTCGGCCAACTGGTATGAGCGCGAAGCCTTCGATTTGTTTGGCATCGTGTTTGACGGTCACAACGATTTGCGGCGTATTCTGACGGACTACGGTTTTATCGGCCATCCGTTCCGTAAAGACTTCCCTCTGTCTGGCCATGTGGAAATGCGCTACGACGCTGAGCAGCGTCGTGTGGTGTATGAGCCTGTGTCTATTGAGCCCCGTGAAATCACGCCTCGCATCGTTCGCGAAGACAAGTACGGAGGTTTGCACTGA
- the secG gene encoding preprotein translocase subunit SecG gives MSVLVNVILAVQMLAALGMIGLILVQHGKGADMGAAFGSGSSGSLFGASGSANFLSRSTAVLAAVFFVSTLALAYFGNARPASSGSVLETPAAVAPSGVPASGGVDAVPAAPVVPASGAAQIPTK, from the coding sequence ATGAGTGTTTTGGTGAATGTGATTTTGGCCGTGCAGATGCTGGCGGCATTGGGAATGATTGGGTTGATCCTGGTTCAGCACGGCAAGGGTGCTGACATGGGGGCCGCATTTGGCAGTGGCTCTTCCGGTAGTCTTTTCGGTGCCAGCGGCAGTGCCAACTTTTTGTCGCGCAGCACGGCGGTCTTGGCGGCTGTGTTCTTTGTCTCCACGTTGGCGTTGGCTTATTTTGGCAATGCCCGCCCAGCCAGTTCTGGTAGCGTGCTGGAGACGCCTGCTGCGGTTGCGCCTTCTGGTGTGCCAGCTTCGGGTGGTGTGGATGCTGTGCCTGCGGCCCCTGTCGTGCCCGCATCTGGTGCGGCCCAGATCCCAACAAAATAA
- a CDS encoding NADH-quinone oxidoreductase subunit B family protein, which translates to MIEGVMKEGFITTSYDSVVNWAKTGSLWPMTFGLACCAVEMMHAAAARYDIGRFGAEVFRASPRQSDLMIVAGTLCNKMAPALRKVYDQMSEPRWVLSMGSCANGGGYYHYSYSVVRGCDRIVPVDVYVPGCPPTAEALIYGIIQLQQKIRRTNTIARV; encoded by the coding sequence ATGATTGAAGGCGTGATGAAGGAAGGCTTCATCACCACCAGCTATGACTCGGTGGTGAATTGGGCTAAAACCGGTTCTTTGTGGCCCATGACCTTCGGTCTGGCGTGCTGCGCGGTAGAGATGATGCATGCGGCGGCTGCTCGCTATGACATTGGTCGTTTTGGCGCGGAGGTGTTTCGCGCCAGTCCGCGTCAATCCGATTTGATGATCGTGGCCGGTACGCTGTGCAACAAGATGGCTCCAGCCTTGCGCAAGGTGTATGACCAGATGTCGGAGCCACGTTGGGTGCTGTCGATGGGGTCTTGCGCCAATGGCGGTGGTTACTACCACTACAGCTACTCTGTGGTGCGCGGTTGTGACCGCATCGTTCCTGTGGATGTGTATGTGCCTGGTTGCCCCCCAACGGCTGAAGCGTTGATTTACGGCATCATCCAGCTGCAACAAAAAATCCGCCGCACCAATACCATTGCTCGCGTCTGA
- the tpiA gene encoding triose-phosphate isomerase, whose product MKKKLIAGNWKMNGGLAANEGLVRGLLAGLASAPSCDIAVAVPAPYLAQVQALTAGSPIALASQDVSAHASGAYTGESAAGMLKEFDVCYALVGHSERRQYHGESDAVVAEKARQALAVGITPIVCVGETLQERESGQTEAVVKRQLAAVIHVNGHCISEIVVAYEPVWAIGTGRTASPEQAQQVHAVLRAQLAAASAHADRVRLLYGGSMNAVNAAELLAQPDIDGGLVGGASLKPEDFLKIVAAAQ is encoded by the coding sequence ATGAAAAAGAAACTCATTGCAGGCAACTGGAAGATGAATGGCGGCTTGGCTGCCAACGAGGGGCTCGTTCGGGGGCTTCTGGCGGGGCTGGCTTCGGCGCCGTCTTGTGATATCGCGGTGGCCGTGCCTGCTCCTTATCTGGCGCAGGTGCAGGCTTTGACTGCGGGCTCTCCAATTGCCTTGGCCTCACAGGATGTGTCTGCGCATGCATCGGGTGCGTACACCGGTGAGTCGGCTGCAGGCATGCTCAAGGAGTTCGATGTGTGCTATGCGCTGGTGGGGCATTCCGAGCGCCGGCAATACCATGGCGAATCAGACGCCGTGGTGGCTGAAAAAGCCCGTCAAGCCCTGGCTGTGGGCATTACCCCGATTGTTTGCGTGGGGGAGACTCTGCAAGAGCGCGAATCGGGTCAGACGGAGGCTGTCGTCAAGCGCCAGTTGGCCGCCGTCATCCATGTCAATGGCCATTGCATCAGTGAAATCGTGGTTGCCTACGAGCCTGTGTGGGCGATTGGCACGGGACGTACGGCGTCTCCTGAGCAGGCGCAGCAAGTGCATGCTGTGCTGCGTGCGCAATTGGCGGCTGCCAGTGCGCATGCGGACCGGGTTCGTCTTCTTTATGGTGGCAGCATGAATGCCGTCAATGCCGCGGAGTTGTTGGCACAGCCAGACATTGATGGTGGGTTGGTGGGTGGAGCCTCGCTCAAGCCGGAAGATTTTTTAAAGATCGTCGCTGCGGCCCAATGA
- a CDS encoding NAD(P)H-quinone oxidoreductase has protein sequence MRAVEISSFGAPGVLRLGDRPVPAPGAGEVLIRVSASGINRPDVLQRAGHYAPPPGASDLPGLEVAGVIESGDAQALALAGLQLGDRVCALVAGGGYAQWCVAPVGQCLPVPEGLTDIEAASLPETFFTVWSNVFDRGRLQPGEWLLVQGGTSGIGVTAIQLAKAWGAQVIATAGSDEKCAACVALGASYAINYRTQDFVEEVRRITGQRGVDVVLDMVAGDYVAREVECLAEDGRLVVIAVQGGTKSAFNAGLVLRRRLTVTGSTLRPRSVEFKAAIAQALRQHVWPLIASGRVRPVIYRTFDASEAADAHALMESNQHTGKIVLTW, from the coding sequence ATGCGTGCTGTAGAGATATCCTCGTTCGGAGCGCCTGGTGTGCTTCGTCTGGGGGATCGCCCTGTGCCGGCGCCTGGTGCGGGTGAGGTGCTGATTCGGGTGAGTGCCAGCGGCATCAATCGTCCTGATGTCTTGCAGCGCGCGGGGCATTACGCTCCGCCGCCCGGTGCTTCTGATCTTCCGGGGTTGGAAGTCGCGGGTGTCATCGAGTCTGGCGATGCGCAGGCTTTGGCTTTGGCGGGCTTGCAGCTTGGTGATCGGGTCTGTGCTTTGGTGGCGGGTGGTGGTTATGCCCAGTGGTGCGTAGCGCCTGTGGGGCAGTGCCTGCCGGTGCCTGAGGGGCTTACGGACATCGAGGCGGCGTCGTTGCCTGAGACCTTCTTCACGGTGTGGAGCAATGTGTTTGACCGGGGGCGTTTGCAACCGGGTGAGTGGCTTCTGGTGCAAGGCGGCACAAGTGGCATTGGCGTCACGGCCATCCAATTGGCCAAGGCCTGGGGTGCCCAGGTGATTGCCACAGCAGGCAGTGATGAGAAATGTGCCGCTTGCGTGGCGCTGGGCGCTTCCTATGCGATTAACTACCGCACCCAGGATTTTGTGGAAGAAGTGCGTCGCATCACTGGGCAGCGCGGCGTTGATGTGGTGTTGGACATGGTTGCCGGCGATTACGTGGCCCGCGAGGTGGAGTGTCTGGCGGAGGATGGCCGGTTGGTCGTCATTGCGGTGCAAGGCGGCACCAAAAGTGCCTTCAACGCAGGGTTGGTGCTGCGCCGCAGGCTGACTGTCACGGGTTCTACGTTGCGGCCCCGATCGGTGGAATTCAAGGCAGCCATCGCCCAAGCCCTGCGCCAGCATGTGTGGCCTCTGATTGCATCGGGGCGGGTGCGTCCGGTGATCTATCGCACGTTTGATGCAAGTGAGGCGGCCGATGCCCATGCGCTCATGGAGTCCAATCAGCACACGGGCAAGATTGTTTTGACCTGGTAA
- the nuoE gene encoding NADH-quinone oxidoreductase subunit NuoE, producing the protein MITEATLARFAREVAKYPADQKQSAVMACLSIVQQEQGFVSPDSEAVIAEYLGMAQIAVHEVTTFYNMYNQQPVGKYKLNVCTNLPCQLRDGQKALHHLEKKLGVSMGETTADGLFTLQQCECLGACADSPVMLVNDRTMCSFMDNDKLDQLVDGLRAAEGK; encoded by the coding sequence ATGATTACCGAAGCGACGCTGGCGCGGTTTGCGCGTGAAGTGGCTAAGTACCCTGCAGACCAAAAGCAGTCTGCCGTGATGGCTTGTTTGTCCATCGTGCAGCAAGAGCAGGGCTTTGTCAGTCCTGACAGTGAAGCTGTGATCGCAGAGTATCTGGGCATGGCTCAGATCGCAGTGCATGAAGTCACCACCTTCTACAACATGTACAACCAGCAGCCCGTGGGCAAGTACAAGCTGAATGTTTGTACCAACCTTCCTTGCCAGTTGCGTGACGGTCAGAAGGCCTTGCACCATCTGGAAAAAAAGCTGGGTGTTTCCATGGGGGAGACAACTGCTGATGGGTTGTTCACTCTGCAGCAATGTGAATGCCTGGGTGCGTGCGCTGACTCACCAGTCATGCTTGTCAATGACCGGACGATGTGCAGCTTCATGGACAACGACAAGCTCGACCAGCTGGTCGATGGCCTTCGTGCTGCGGAGGGCAAGTGA